AAAACTCAATCATGATGATAATATCGAAGTATTTTTGAATGGGAAGAAGGTTTACGAAAAGGTAGGTTGGACCAACAGCTTTCAATATTTGCCGATTGACAAGGCTAATTTAAAGACCGGGCAAAATCATATTGCCATCCATTTGAAGAATACTGCTGGCGGTCGTTACCTCGATTTTGGATTGGTTGACAGGCTTAAAGAGCGTGGGCCACGGATTCAGGAAGCGGTGCAAAAAGATGTGGAAATAACAGCGACGCGTACGGTCTATAATTTTCAGGCCGGTAATGTGGATCTAAAATTAACCTTTACGTCGCCTTTGCTGATGGATGATCTGAATGTATTGGCTCGCCCCGTAAGCTATATCACATACAACGTAAAAGCAAATGATGGCAAGCAGCATGCGGTGAAAGTTTTTCTAAGTGCATCCTCAAATATTGCGGTGTATAAACCTTCACAGGAAGTAACCGCCGAAAAATATGAGACAGAAAAATTGTCTGTCCTAAAAACGGGAACGGTCGAACAACCCATTTTGCAGAAAGGGGCCGATGATATGCGGATAGACTGGGGGTATTTTTACGTTGCTTCGCCGAAGCGGGATAAAACGCAACAGTTTATTAGTCCGAGGGCCGGAGCTGTAGATGCCTTTAGAAAGGGAACGACGACCGCTGCAAAAACCGTTAAGGGTACATCACTTGCGCTGAACACGGTCATTCCATTTGGAACTGTGGGGGCGAAAGCGGAGGAGCGTTTTGTTGAGGTTGGCTACGATGAGATTTATGCGATTCAGTATTTCAACAATAATCTGCGGCCATGGTGGAACAATTCTGGCAAAGAAACGATGGAAAATCAGCTGTCTTTGGCTGCAGATGAGTATCGTAATGTGCTCGATAAGTGCGTGGCATTCGACAAAGCGGTTTATGCGGATGCGCTCAAATCGGGTGGAAAAGAGTACGCACATCTTAGTATTCTAGCTTATCGCCAAAGCATAGCAGCACATACCTTGGTAAAAAGTCCGCAAAATGAACTATTATGGTTGTCGAAAGAAAATAATAGTGGTGGTTTTATCAATACGGTGGATGTCACTTATCCTTCAGCGCCCTTGTATCTGATCTATAATCCGGAGTTGTTGAAAGGGATGTTAAGTGGAATATTTTATTTCAGTGAGAGCGGTAAATATCCCTATCCTTGGGCCGCGCACGATTTGGGTACGTATCCATTGGCCAATGGTCAAACCTATGGTGAACCTATGCCTGTGGAGGAATCGGGCAATATGATTATTTTAACTGCGGCAATCGTGAAAGTGCAAGGAAATGCTGACTATGCCAGGAAGCATTGGAAAACCCTTACTACTTGGGTAGATTATCTTGTTAAAGACGGTTTTGATCCGAAGACACAGCTTTGTACAGACGATTTTGCCGGTCACCTTGCTCGAAATACGAACTTATCTGTCAAAGCAATTGTTGGTATCGCTTGTTATGTGCAGCTGGCTGAAGCAATTGGTGAAACAGCCATTGCAAAAAAATACCGTGCAATTGCGGAGGAAATGGTTCCAAGATGGATGGAAATGGCAGATGCTGGCGACCATTATGCGCTGACATTTGATGATAAAAATACTTGGAGTCAGAAATATAATTTGATCTGGGACAAAGTATTGGGATTAAATCTATTTCCTCAAAAGGTCTATGATACGGAAATTAAATATTACCTAACCAAGCAAAATAGATTCGGCATACCATTGGACAGCCGCAAAGCCTACACCAAAAACGACTGGATTCTTTGGACAGCATCATTTGCTCCATCAAGGGAAGCGTTTGAAGCTTTGGTAAAACCAGTGTATAACCATGCAATTCAAACGGAATCCCGCGTCCCTTTGAATGATTTTTATGATTCCAATACTGGAATTCGTGAAAATTTTAAGGCGCGTAGTGTCGTTGGAGGTTTTTATATGAAACTTTTAGCGGATAAGATGAAACAAAAATAAATAAGAACAATAAGCAAACTTCTAACGAAGTATTTAGTTTATGTTGTGAATAAGACGGCGGGCAATCGAAGAATTGCACGCCGTTTTTTTCGATAGATTGAATTTATCATTTAATTTCAAATAGCGTGTAAAATCGCTATATTTAGTAGGACTAAGGCTAATAGGGATATGGAGATTCAAAAGTCATTAAAATCGGTTTTTGCTGGTAGCATTGGTTTAGTCACGCTATTTGCCCTTGTTGGGCAATTTATATTAAGTGCTTCTATTTCGAAGCTCGGCACAACCGATTATGTAATACAGTTTTTTAGCTATTTCACGATTTTAAGTAATGTTTCGGTACTATTATGTTGTTTTTTTACTGTTTTCTTGGTAAAAAGCCGAATGGGCTTATTCTTCACTAAATCCCAAACAATTACTGCCGTCACACTCTACATACTTATTGTCGCACTTATTTATAATAGCTTACTTCGCTTTTTATTACATCCAAGAGGGCTACTCAGTCTGATAGACGAATTATTGCATGTTGTCACGCCTTTAAGTTTTTTTATCTTTTGGTGGCTATTCTGTAACAAAAGGGCGCTTCTTTGGAACCAGATTTTCTATTGGTTGATTTTCCCATTAGGCTATTTATTGTATACCTTGTGGCATGGGTGGGTTTCCGGATTTTATCCTTATCCTTTTATGAATGTTTCTGAGTTGGGCATAGGAAGAGTTATTTTGAACAGTTTGGGAATGACTCTGGTGTTCGTCCTCATCGCCATGTTATTGATTGGATTGGGAAAATGGCAAAATAAATAGCGTACTCAACGTATTGAAAAATAAGAAAACTCAAAGCTGTTCGATATTGTTATATGACAGAACAGTTTCTATTTTATACTTTAATTGAATTGAAAATGGTTATACGATTTTTTATCTGTGTCTCTCTAGTGTTATGTACGATATGTTGTTTTGGACAAGTCGATGTTGATAAGATGAGATCCGATTATGCGAGCGCCGTTCAAAATAAGAAGCTTTGCGAAACGAATCTGAAATTATTGGAAAAATCCGCCAATTCGGCAACAGAGAAGGGGTACCTAGCTGCTTATGAAATTTTATGGGCCAAACATATGGGCAACCCATTTTCGAAATTGGGTCAATTTAAAAAAGGGAAGAAGCTTTTAGAAGAAATGATCATGAAATATCCAGATAATATCGATTTACGTTTTATAAGATGGAGTGTTCAGACACACGCACCCTCTTTTCTAAGCTATGGTAAAGATCGATTGCGCGATAAGGAATATTTAGTAAACAATTTGCATAAATTGCCCAACCCAAAAGGCAGGGAGGTGATCTACAAATATTTAAAAGAAGCCAATAGTTATCTTAAAGGTGACCATGCATTCTCGCAGGCCGAACTCAATCAGCTTGCAAAATAGAACGTATACTGGTAGAGTATCTGGGACTTACGATCACGAGTGTATCTTGTTAATTTATGGAATCTATCGAGCTATGATCACCGTATTTGACAAAGAAAACACGCATACTGCTGATTAACATTGTTCTACGGGATTGCATTTAATCCAATAACATGCTGATGGGGCTTTCGTGATACTTGTAGGTAATACGTTTAAGAAGAACGCTATTTAAGTAAGCTGCATATACATATGATAATATTCACTACCGGCAACGGACGTTTTCTTCCCAATATTAAAGCCGATCCTTTCATAGAGCTTTCGCGCATTTGGATTCGCGAGGTCAACAAGCAGGCCAACCTGATTAAAGTGGTTTTCTTTGGCATGTGTAATGGCATGGTGTAAAAGTTTGGTTCCAATACCTTTACCTCTTGCAATGGGGGCAACGGCGATGGAATCGATATAAAATTCGCCACCGGCTGTTTCAGTTTCTGGAATCAAATTATTTGCGTAGTGATCCGCTATAAGATCGAGAATAGGCTGTCTTAATTCAATAAACCGGTCACCATCGTAACCTGTCAACGAGCCTATAATCCGGTCATCGATGTCAACGGCCACAAAAGTGTTTTCATAACTGTAAAGATTTCCTTTTTGTTGGAAAAGCTGCGTTAAAAACTGTACGGCTGCCTGTTGATCTTCTTTTAAAATTAAGCGGAATATCATATCTTCCATTGCCTGAAGCATAATTTCAGGAACACGGTGCGAATCGCTTGCTGTGGCTTTTCTAATTTTATAAGGAGTATCCATGCTGGTAACAATAAAAACGAAGTTAGTAAACTTGATTGACTTTACTTAAACGATTTCATTTCCCTGATTTGCGTCGGATATTGGATCAGGACAGTTGAATATTGATCTGCTTATATTTCTAAAGTATTTCTTACTATTTTTAAAATGTGTTGTCGTATCTTAATAGAAGAGACGACAGTTTTTTGGATTAAACAAAATATCATGAGTGTAAGAGTCACAATTTCTGCTTTTTTGGTTGCTACTTTTAGTCTCATAGCGACCCTCCTTGTACATGAAGCAGATTTAAATATGATGTATGCGGCTTTCTGCTGTTCGCCATATTTTATTATTCTCGCATTGATTTATTTTCATTTCGATGTCTTTAGGAAGAAATTTAGTGGGCTAGTGAAACGAAAAATCGTTTTTGAATGTGGTTACGGATTTCTATTTTATTGCTTTTTTTCTTTCTTGCTTCCAGTATTCCTTTATTTATTTACATTGGATAATGCGTATGAACATCGTTATTATGCGGATTTAGTCGGGGTAATTAAGGAAATGCTGCCCTGGATGTTAACACTCAGTGCATTTCTTTCCTTATCCAGTGGGATGATGATAACCTGGGCATTAACATCGTGGAAATATGTAATGTTTACGCTATTTGGACTACTGGTTTCACTTCCGGTTATGTTTGCATTATCAACGACTATAAGAACATTTAATGAACTCCGGGAGGAACGTCTCACACAGGAAGATAATATCAAGAACGGACGCTATACATGGTCCTGCTCGATGAGTAATCCAACAGCTTATCCGGTTCAGCTATATAAAGGACGTTTTGTCTTTCCAAAAGATGAAGATTACGAATTTACGTTTAGCGAGGGCAATATTGTAAACTATCGTGGCGTGTGGGGACAAGCAGGGGGCGGTTCGTATGAGCAAATGATGGCATTGCCTAAAGCATTGGATGTAACTTGGTATTCATTCGTTGAAGATACTTTTTATCGGATGGAGGGTGCAATTGATTACAATACATTGCGGACACTTTTCAGCACGTCGTTTCAAGAAAAAGGAGCGAACAAAACTATTGACGAACATTATAATAAAATTATTTTGGGTTTTGCTCCGGGGGGCGTACTGGTGATATGGGTCACAGGCACAGGACGTCGTCAAATTGAAATCGGCCGATATCAAGCTAAAAAAGTAGTGATCAAAGCTACGGATGAATACAAGGGAAATGGGGCGTATGGAAATATTTTTAATAAGCAATGGCGAGAAACGGTATTGTCCGACACCTCAATTATTCCTTCGGAGATTCAGCAAGCACTTGCGACTAAACCTATTCCGTATGGTTATTGGGATAAATTGCGTATCCGCTATCAGTTGCAGCCAAAATTTATTTTTTCTTCCGACATTAAAGCTTTCGATGCAGACTTTGAATTTTATAATGCAGAGCGTTTAGTCTTTGATGAGAGCCGCCGGTATATGGAAATGGAGGATCGAGGCCTTCCGAAAGACATTTACATCAAATGGTATGATCAGCATAATAACCGCTGCGCCGCCCGGTTTATTTTTGATGAAGATGAAACTTTTAAAAACTTTGCTTCATTTTTCAGTGATAAAAGGGGGGATAGCGCCGAGCTAGCGATCAGTGTCGATACAAAGACTAAAATAGCAACAGCGACATTGAGCAATCAAACTGGGAAAAAGATGCTTTTAAAAACCGAAATAATCGACTATGGAGCCCATTTTTAGCGCGTTAAGCGCCTCGGAAGTATATTTACGACATCCAATACATCTCGACAGGTTAGGTTTTCGCCGAAGTACCTTGTAGGGTAAGTACTGGAGTTTTTTTTCAATCCTTATTGAGTCATAAGCAAATGGTACAATTGAGTTTAAAATTTTTTAGATTCATCATTCTTTTTAATCTATTCGTGACCGTCTGTATTCTTTGGCAGTCGCAAGGCTTTATGTTAAGATCCATTGATACAGCCTTGTTCTACATGTTGATATTCTGGTTGAAGGTTTTCGGTACTATCCTATCTATTGCCGTCGAATATATTTTTCACCTTTCTAAAAAGAAACTATTTCTTAAAAATCTCCACTTTTCGCCGATGTGGATGCTTATAAGGCTTACTGGAACGGATTTATTGTTATTTATAGTACTATGCCTGATATTGAAATGCTATACGATCGTAATTTATACATAGATAGTCTTTCATTTAGCCGTGGTGGAAGAAAGATAATATCAAGCCTTTTTCTGACTTTTGGTCCGAACGAGGTGATTGGAATATTGGGGAAAAATGGAAGTGGAAAGTCTACACTAATGAATATCATATTTGGAGAGATCAAACCTGACTTTGCATTTATGCGTTGCCTCGGTGTAAAATTTGAAAAGGGATATCGAACCAAGGAGATTGTATATCTACCCCAAGAAGGCTTTTTACCTCGAGAATTGCGGCTTTCTGAAGCAATTCGTTTTTTTGAAATAGATGATCCTTATTTACTGGACCTATCCTGTATTCAAGAAAATTTAAATAGGCGTCTGAGGAACCTCTCGTCGGGGATGATCCGTTTTATTGAAACTTTAATACTATTGCATACCAAACATTCTTTTGTTTTACTTGATGAACCCTTTGTCGGGCTTAGTCCTATTTTTATTGAGGTGGTTAGTGCGCATATTGAACACGTTAGACATCGCAAAGGAATATTGATTGCTGACCACAATTTTAGGCAGGTAATGAATGTAAGCGATCGGTTATATCTACTAAAGGATTCACATTTGATCCATGTGTCGGATCAGGAGGATCTCGTATTTGAAGGGTATATAAAAGAAATAGATTAATCAGGTAAGTTCTACTTGATTAATCTATTTGATGTCATGAATGACTTATTGCTATTAAAAATTATTTTGCATTTTTTGCAGTAACATTGAGTTCGATGTCAACGTTTTGTGCAATCATCCAATCTTGTGGATTACCTTCTGTACCGTAAGTAAGTCCCCAATCTTGTCTTTGGATCGTAAATTTCGAGTAGAATGTTACCTCGTCACCATTAAAAGTAATTTTTGCAGGGAACGTTACATTCACCGTTTTATCTTTGATTGTCAAATTACCACTAACTGTATTTGTTGCGTCAGCAACAACACTTTTTCCTTGTGCCGCATCGAATGGGCCGACTTTGGTGATTTCAAATTTCGCAGTAGGATATTTGGCTACGTCAAAGAAATCAGCACTTTTTAAATGCGCATCCAAATCTGATGATTTTTTACCACCTGACGTTGTAGGATCTACCGAAGCAGAATCGGTAAGAATAGAATTCACATCGATGTTGAAAGTACCACCTGTGACAGCATTATTTTCGACGGATAGCGTACCTTCGCTTTTCAAAACACCATATCTTGGATTTAAACCACCTTTGTGGTATCCAGTCCATTTCAATGAACTTTTATCTGCTTCAACAGTGTAAGTTTGTCCTGTTTGTTCCGTTACTTCCTGTGCAGTTGTTGTTGTTGCTTTATCTCCATTTGTGTTTTGACAAGACGCCAACAATAAGATAAGGGCTAAACCCGAAATTAATTGCTTTTTCATTTTTTTATCGTTTTATTGTTATATGTTATATACGATTTGAACTTTGACAGCATCAACGCGGCCAACCTGAGCTTTTGATGCTGCTGGTACAAAGGTAGAATATAGCTAGTTTATTTTTGGTATCAGTTTCCTTGAAGAAACTACTTTCCAAAAAGATAGTGCCTTATCACTTTATAAATCTGTATTTTTGTTGGAAATTTAGGTTGACGAAACGGAGACGCTCAGTCAACTGATCTAAGAATGATCGTCTATGGGAATAAAAATACCACGGGCGGCCGGCAGTAGAAGAATAAAAAATAGTGAAATGAAAAAGGAAGCAACTTTAACGTCGTCGGGTGTATGTAAAACGCGCATGTTAGCCATCAATGATAGCATGGAAATTTTAGCAGGAAAATGGAAATTCCATATCATCGGTACTTTATTGTTAGTGGAGAAATTGCGTTTTATGGAGCTATTGCGCGAAGTTGACGGGATTGGAGCCAAAATGTTATCTAAGGAACTTCAGGATCTGGAAATGAATCAATTGATCAGAAGGACGGTGCTCAACACTAAACCTTTAACTGTTGAATACGAATTGACTGAATGTGGTAAAACTTTGGGACCCATCATCGACGAAATTGCCAAATGGGGAATTACCTACCGCAGCAAGCTGCACACAAAACAGGAGGATGTTGTGTCTGAAATGTAGTGCCTGAAATCAAAACCGCGATCGAAATGTGCTCGTTAAATGAAAACTGCTGCCGAATAGCGCCTACTGAGGTCGACTAACATGTTCTAAGCGGGGAAGGGTTCTCAAGCAGTTCAGCTATGCGATTTTCCAGGTCTTCCAGATCGAAAGGCTTGGCAAGGTAGCTGTCGGCTCCAGCCCGCTGTGCCAGCGTTTCAATATCGGTATTTGCGGATAAATAAATCACTGGGATATCGCGATATAAAGGATGATTTTTGAGTAGCCGGGTGGCTTCAACACCGCCTATTTTTGGAATCCAATTGTCCATTAGAATTAAATCTGGAAGTACCTCCTCCACTTTTTCAATGATGTCATGAGAGGTTTGTGAAACGGCTATATTATAACCATTTGTTTCAAGAATTATTGTACATATTTCTAGGACATGCTTATCATCGTCCAACATCAGTATAGTTTTGCTTCCCATGGTATAGCTAAAAAAAGTGGTGCTAAATTAAATAAAAAGCTTTATGCAAAGCATAAGGTAAAATACCGATTCGAATAAGTAGAAATCCGTATTTTTAGCATGGTTTATTAACTTAAGGTGAAGCTGAGGTTACCCATTTTGCTGCTGCATTTTTTTGAAATTCACTTGGAGTTAGTCCAAAAGCTGTTTTAAAGCAGGTGGCAAAATAACGGGGGTCGGAGAAGCCTGTTTCAAAGGCGACTTCACTAACAGCGATGGATCGGTCTTTTTCCATGATCTGACACGCATGTTTTAGCCGTATATTTTTAATAAATTCACTGGGAGATACATTCAGCAGGACTTTGGTCTTTCGATATAGCGTTGATTTGGATAGGCCCAATAGATCTCCCAGTTTGATCACGTCAAATTGGTCATCGGCAAGATGTTCTTCGATAACTTGAATCATCTTCTGGACAAATTTTTCATCTAGAGGTGTATGGTCGAGTGTCGAAATATTAATCTGCGTGTTATGCTGAAAAACGAGTTGGCGACAACGTTTATTAATAATGAAACTTTGGATTTTGGCTTCCAGAACCTTAATCTCAAAAGGCTTGCTAATGTAACCGTCTGCACCGGCTTGATAGCATTCTATACGATCTTCAATACTATTTTTGGCAGTCAGGAGCAAAATAGGGATATGATTGAACTCTGCATTGGATTTGATCGTCTTGCACAACTGGAGTCCATCGAGTTCAGGCATCATAATATCGCTCACAATGATATCTATTTCAGTATGTTCGAGCACTTCCAGACCTTTTAGTCCATTGTCAGCACTATGTACCTGATATTTTTTTGCTAAAATCCGCGCCATAGTCGAACGAAGCTCTTCATTGTCTTCCACCAATAGGAGGTTGAGCTTGGATTGTGTTGCATTTTTGGGTGTACTTTCATCAACAGTATTCGATTCCATAATGGTAGCCTTGATTTCTTCAACAAAAGGTTGCTCCATGACAGCGATCCCTTGGTTATGATAATACACTTTATCTACCGGAACCGTGATTTGGAAGTTACTTCCGATATGGGGCTGGCTTTCTACATCGATTTTGCCATGATGCGCTTCTATCAGCTGTTTGGTCACGGATAGCCCTATACCATTACTTTCAAGATGTTTTGTCGAAGTATTGGTGTAGAAAGCTGTGAAAATTTTCTCCATATCTTGGGGATAAATTCCTATACCAGTATCGCGAACATCGATGAATAGTCTGTTGCAGCCCATGCTTTCCGCTACATGATAGGAGAGTGTAATCTTTCCACCTTGCTCTGTATATTTAAATGCATTGGATAAGAGATTGAACAAAATTTTGTCAATTTTGTCAACGTCATAGAAAAGGATTTTAGGACAGTCTCCATGTTGAATTTCAAAGTCGATTTGTTTCTTTTTGGCAATGGGGCCAAAATGCATGTCGCCCAATTGGGTAACAAAAGAAGGGAAATTAGACGCGCTGATTTGCAGCTTTATGCTGTTATTTTCCATTCTTCGGAAATCTAAGATTTGTTGGAGCAGCCGTTTTAGACGACTGAGGTTAAGACGCATTTTATCGAATTGCTCCAAATTATTCTTTGTAGTCATCTGCACATCATCAACTAAACAGGAGATAATTGTGAGCGGCGTTAGCAGATCGTGTGATATATTGGTGAAATAACTGAGCTTGGACTGCGCAAGTTCTTTCGTCTTTTCCTTTTCAATCTGCGCTATCTTTAAATCACCGCTCAATTTAAGACGTTTGACAGAATAACTAATAAAAAAGAAGGCAATCCCGGTAAACGCGCAGGCGTATAGAAAATAGGCTAAATTGCTCTCATAGAAGGCAGGCTTTTTTATGATTTCAATTTGAGTAGAAGCTGTATTCCACTTATTGTACAAATCGGTCGACTTGACTAAAAACCGGTACTTTCCTTTACTTAAATTGTTGTATGTCGCAAAAATACGATCTCTCGGAGCGTAGATCCATTCTTTATCTACTCCTTCTAATTTATAAGCATAACGTATTTTTCCATTCTGGTTAAAAGGTAGGGCAGAAAACGATATTTCGATATTTTGGTCTTGTGGATTCAGTGTTAGATTAGCAATATCATCGCCAAACAGTTCCTTTTTTGATTCCAAAACAATGGATCTATTGTTGATTTTTATATCTGAAATAAGGACTTTTTCGTTAAAATCCGGTAAGTTGCTGTGATCATCCAGTTGAACAATTCCATTGTACCCGCCAAAGTAAATGGTATTGGAATTCGTGTCCACAGCAAAAGCCCGTTTTGAGAACATGTTGACTTGGAGGCTGTCAGATGCAGAAAATTCACTTATATGCTTGTTTGCATGGTTGATCTTGTATAAATTTCGTGTTGTAGACAGCCAGGTGTAGCGATCGAGGCAGACAACATCAAGAAGCTGGTTTTTCTCAAATAATGTGCTGTTGGCGATCTCTGACACTTTTTGGTCCGCGAGTTGATAATTCAGTAATCGATTATCTTTGGTGCCAAGCCACAGATTACCGGCCCGATCAACATCCATCGTTTCAATCTGATCCGTTCGTAATCCTGGAGTCTCCTTTCCAAGGTGTCTGATTGTGGACTGTAAATCACGGTTATCAATACAATAGATGCCATTTTCTTTGGTTGCGATCCAGATATGGTTTTGCTTTCCTTGGGCAATCGCTACAGGCTGATCCTTTATCTTAGTAATCATCGTGATAGGTTCCGATTCCGACTTTTTTAGGAGGAGGCCCTGCGTCGTTGCAATCCACAGTCGTTTTTGCCTATCCGTAAAGAAAAACGAAGGTTTCCCTTGATGTCCGATCTGTTGAACTAAATTGATCTTCCGTAAGAATTTGATCGTATTGCTTTTCTTCTGAAAAACATTGATCGAAGCTTCATAGGCAGAGCCGACCCATAGTTCCTGTCCAAAATCTGTGGCACAGGTAACGGCACGGATCGAAATTAGATCCCTGAAATTGGAATTGCTGTATGTGTTGAGCTGATTTGTTTTCGGAGAGAGGCTACCAAATCCAAAACGTTCCAGATTGAACCAAAAGATTCCGGTTTGATCGCGATAGAGCATATTTAGATTTGGGGAAATACTATATAATGCTTTAATCTCTTTGAAACTATAGTTTTTAACAATTGGTTTGTCAAAGCTAAACATAGACACCCCCTTACCACCTACAGCGAGCCATAATGTGCCGTGTTTATCTTGGTAGATATCGTTAAAAATATTTGTCGTGTTGTTGAAGTGGCTCGAAAGATCAATTTCTTTTAATTGACCATTTCGATATTGAAGTGTCGATATGCCCGAGAAAGACAACACCCAAATATATCGGCGG
The genomic region above belongs to Sphingobacterium zeae and contains:
- a CDS encoding response regulator — its product is MSARIRQIIAFLQLYLSLTTVVYSQQMGLDPVTKNYELPSLTINQTIQDREGYIWFASTQGLSRYDAYNILNFKLKDAAGKASGQQAIRTLIELENKLILGAEKGVYVLNKRNYKVLPLNDPRVANVRVNTLLVDGSKRLWIGTDDGIYIYDSTLKPLTDAQMASILTNSMRGKTVNTIFQDSQARIWLGVWGDGLFRLSQGNNKLQSYPRLGQRNNPFKLMEDDHGQLWICTWGDGIYLFDPMQATNPYREIEIKNKRRHGGKEDLFYNILQDRSRRYIWVLSFSGISTLQYRNGQLKEIDLSSHFNNTTNIFNDIYQDKHGTLWLAVGGKGVSMFSFDKPIVKNYSFKEIKALYSISPNLNMLYRDQTGIFWFNLERFGFGSLSPKTNQLNTYSNSNFRDLISIRAVTCATDFGQELWVGSAYEASINVFQKKSNTIKFLRKINLVQQIGHQGKPSFFFTDRQKRLWIATTQGLLLKKSESEPITMITKIKDQPVAIAQGKQNHIWIATKENGIYCIDNRDLQSTIRHLGKETPGLRTDQIETMDVDRAGNLWLGTKDNRLLNYQLADQKVSEIANSTLFEKNQLLDVVCLDRYTWLSTTRNLYKINHANKHISEFSASDSLQVNMFSKRAFAVDTNSNTIYFGGYNGIVQLDDHSNLPDFNEKVLISDIKINNRSIVLESKKELFGDDIANLTLNPQDQNIEISFSALPFNQNGKIRYAYKLEGVDKEWIYAPRDRIFATYNNLSKGKYRFLVKSTDLYNKWNTASTQIEIIKKPAFYESNLAYFLYACAFTGIAFFFISYSVKRLKLSGDLKIAQIEKEKTKELAQSKLSYFTNISHDLLTPLTIISCLVDDVQMTTKNNLEQFDKMRLNLSRLKRLLQQILDFRRMENNSIKLQISASNFPSFVTQLGDMHFGPIAKKKQIDFEIQHGDCPKILFYDVDKIDKILFNLLSNAFKYTEQGGKITLSYHVAESMGCNRLFIDVRDTGIGIYPQDMEKIFTAFYTNTSTKHLESNGIGLSVTKQLIEAHHGKIDVESQPHIGSNFQITVPVDKVYYHNQGIAVMEQPFVEEIKATIMESNTVDESTPKNATQSKLNLLLVEDNEELRSTMARILAKKYQVHSADNGLKGLEVLEHTEIDIIVSDIMMPELDGLQLCKTIKSNAEFNHIPILLLTAKNSIEDRIECYQAGADGYISKPFEIKVLEAKIQSFIINKRCRQLVFQHNTQINISTLDHTPLDEKFVQKMIQVIEEHLADDQFDVIKLGDLLGLSKSTLYRKTKVLLNVSPSEFIKNIRLKHACQIMEKDRSIAVSEVAFETGFSDPRYFATCFKTAFGLTPSEFQKNAAAKWVTSASP